The genomic window CGCCCGCTGGATCAGCGGCTGTTCGAGATCGGTGAGTCCGTGGTGTTGCCGATCGATGTCGGCAAGATGCGGCGGGAGCGTGTGCCGCGGACGGTGGCGGCAGAGCTGTACGGCATCGTGGAGCTGGTGAATATGGAGCCTCTGGCCGAGGCGATCGCCAACCTGCAGAAGGTTGCTCGGACGAGCGAGGAGGAGCTGCGCGAGGAGTTCTTCGAGCGGCACGGGGTCAGCGCATGAGCCAGCCCTGGACATGGCGGGCGATGCTGCCAGCATCGGCCGATGATCACAGACCATCAAGTTCGACTACTGAGGCAAAAGCGCATGGAAGGTAAGAGCCAAGAAGCGGCGGCGGCAGCTGCCGGGATGAGCGTGCGTTCCGCGCGCAAGTGGGAGCAAGGCCCGATGCCGTCGGAGGCTCGCCAGCCACGCTGGTGGCGCACGCGTCCGGACCCTTACGCGGAGGTGTGGGAGCAAGACGTGGTGCCGCTCCTGGAGGCGGACCGCAAAGGCGAGCTCCAGGCGAAGACGATTTTCGAGGAGTTGGAGGCGCTCTACCCTGGCCGTTTCAAGCCAGGCCAGCGCCGGACCCTGGAGCGCCGGGTGCGCGACTGGCGGGCGTTGTCGGGTCCGGAGAAAGAAGTCTTCTTCCCACAAGATCACCCGCCCGGTCGCGAGGGGGTGTTCGACTTCACCCGCGCGACAAAGCTGGACGTGCGCATCGCCGGGGAACTGCTCGTTCACCTGCTGTTCGTCTTCAAGCTCAGCTGTAGCGGCTGGACGTGGGCGCAGGTGGCGTTCGGGGAGACCTACGAGGCGATGGTGGAGGGTCTGCAGGGAGCGCTGTGGGAGCTAGACGGAGCCCCGGAGATCGCTCGCCATGACAACTTGTCGGCGGCGACGCATGAGCTGAAGCGCAGCGGTGGACGGTCGCTGACACGGCGCTTCAAGGGCGTGCTGGATCATTACGGGCTGCGCTCGACGCGGATTCGCCCAGGCGAAGCGCACGAGAACGGGGTGGCGGAGAAGAGCAACGACCTGGTCAAGCAGGCGCTGACCCAGGCGCTGGTGTTGCGCGGCAACCGGGACTTCCTCAGTGTGGCGCAGTACCAGGCGTTCGTCGATGAAGTGATCGAGCGCACGATCAACCGGCCGCAGGCCGCCGAGCTTGCTGTGGAGAAGTCTTGCCTGCGAGCCTTACCGTCGGCGCGGGTGCCGTCGTACACGACGTACCGCCCGAAGGTGCGGCGTTGGTCGACGTTACGCCTCGGCAAACGATCCTACTCGGTGCCGTCGCGGCTGATCGGCCACGAGGTGGAGGTGCGCCAGTATGCCAACCACCTCGAGGTTTACTACCGCGGTCGGCGCGTGGAGACGATGCCGCGGCTGCGCGGGGATCAGGTGGTACGCATCGACTACCGCCACGTCATCTGGTCGCTGGTGCGCAAGCCGGGGGCGTTTGCGCGCTACTGCTACCGCGAGGAGCTGTTCCCGTCGCTGGTGTTTCGTCGTGCCTACGACGCACTACGCCGCTGGCGCGGGGAGCGGGCCGACGTGGAGTATGTGCGGATTCTGCACCTGGCGGCCAGCACCTTTGAGGCTGACGTCGAGCAGGCTTTGAGCTTGCTGCTGGAAGCTGGCGAGCGCTTCGACTACGTGGCGGTCAAAGCGCTGGCGCAGCCCGAGCCGATCACGGTGCCGGCGGTGCACATTCCCGAGCCGGACCTGTCGGTCTACGACGCTTGCTACCTGGGAGCCGGGCGATGAGCCAGCCAACGATGCCGACACCGGAGCAAGCCGGGGAGCAACTCGGCGCTCTGGCGCAGGCCTTCCGACTGTCGACGATCGCCGCGGAGCTGGTGCCGCGGGTGCAGCAAGCCGGCCAGGAGGACATCCTGCCGTTGCTGCTGGAGATCTTCGAGATGGAGCAAGAGGACCGCCGGGCGCGTCGTGTGGAGCGTCTGCG from bacterium includes these protein-coding regions:
- a CDS encoding IS21 family transposase, giving the protein MEGKSQEAAAAAAGMSVRSARKWEQGPMPSEARQPRWWRTRPDPYAEVWEQDVVPLLEADRKGELQAKTIFEELEALYPGRFKPGQRRTLERRVRDWRALSGPEKEVFFPQDHPPGREGVFDFTRATKLDVRIAGELLVHLLFVFKLSCSGWTWAQVAFGETYEAMVEGLQGALWELDGAPEIARHDNLSAATHELKRSGGRSLTRRFKGVLDHYGLRSTRIRPGEAHENGVAEKSNDLVKQALTQALVLRGNRDFLSVAQYQAFVDEVIERTINRPQAAELAVEKSCLRALPSARVPSYTTYRPKVRRWSTLRLGKRSYSVPSRLIGHEVEVRQYANHLEVYYRGRRVETMPRLRGDQVVRIDYRHVIWSLVRKPGAFARYCYREELFPSLVFRRAYDALRRWRGERADVEYVRILHLAASTFEADVEQALSLLLEAGERFDYVAVKALAQPEPITVPAVHIPEPDLSVYDACYLGAGR